The Streptococcus downei MFe28 DNA window CCAGTTCATCTTCAACCTTCTGCCAATTCATTGTCGAGTGTAGCATGACTTACCTCCTTAAAAATCATAATCATCATCAGTCATAACGCCCTCAGTCTCCAGAACTGATTTAGCGCTAGAACTGGTCAAATCGTGTTGGCGCAAGACCTGCAGGGACCGATTAATTCCAGCTAGATTGGCCTGAACAAAGGGATAGACCGATTGGCCAAGGCCGAAATTTTCTAGGATATGGTTGGCTTCTTGGTGGAGCAAATCCTTGGCCAGAGACTTGGCATCATCTAGCAGAAAATAATCTTCAATCAAGTCTTCTTCTTGTTGGACTAGCTTATCAACAAAGTCTCTAGCCCAGTTTTCAAAATCCTTAGCTTCATCTTGGTCAACCTCTGTCAAAAGCAGCTTGACCTTGTGTCCCAAATAGTAGCAATGCAGGGATTCATTGCGGATGACCATCTCCAGCATGAGGCCTAGACTTGTGAAGCCCTTGCTCTGCCAGAGATAAAGGGGATAGGCCAGCAAACTGTAGTTCATCAGACCTTCTAGACAGATAGCTGCAAAGCGCTTGGCCAGAGGATCCTTGCTATTATAGATGGCATCAATGGTTTTCAGTCTCTTTTGAAGAAATTCTTGGCCGTCCACCCAATCCAGCCAGACTTGCAAGTCCCTTTCATCATTGAAGACCCTGAGAATTCGATTATAGGCCTTGGTTGCTACCATTTCGGTAAACTGGAGATTATTGAGGATAGCGATTTCCTGCTGGGACCGCTGACTATTTCGGATGATTTGGCCAGCCTCAATGGATTGATAGGTAGCCTCTTGGGCTAGAAGAAGCAAGCTGCGATTGAGTTGGTCCTGCTCCTTCTTGCTCAAGCCTTCCCACTTAGGCTTATCCTCCTCGATAGGAATCCTCGTGTCCAACCAAAAGAGGGAGGTCGCCCTTTCCCAAACAGCGTTGTCCAATTCATCCTCAATATGGTTCCAATTGATGGCCTTGTAATACAAATAATTTTTTGGCATCTTAACCTCCTTAATTATTAAATTTGCCGATGGTTCCCAATCTTGCCCTTCTAAATCATGCAGGATTCGCAGTTGTTGATGCTTTCAAATTCATCATCCTCAGTATAGGTCCTGACATAATAGAGAGACTTAATGCCCTTGGTCCAGGCGTAATTGCGAAGTTTATTGAGGTCGCGAGTGGTCAGATTGGGATGGTCAGGCTTTTTCCATTCATAGAGACCTTGAGGTAGTTTGGAACGCATGAAAAGGGTCAGACTGAGCCCTTGGTCAACATGCTTTTGCGCTTGGGCATAGATGTCAATAATCTTTCTTTGGTCCATATCATAGGCAGTCTTATAGTGACTGATGGTGTCATTGGACAGATAAGGAGCGGGATAAAATATGGACCCCACCTTCTTCTCTTGGCGGTTTTCAATCAGCTGAGTGATAGGATGGAGAGAGGCACTAGTTTCATTAATATAAGAAATAGAACCATTGGGGGCCACCGCCAAACGATTGCGATGATAAAGCCCATCCGCCATAACTGCTTCCTTCAGAGCCTGCCAGTCTTCTAAACTGGGTAAGTGGATAGTTTCAAAGATTTTTGCGACCTGAGGAAAATCAAAGTGGAAATCATCTTGCAAATACTGGTCAAAGTAGCTACCGTCAGCATACTTGGAGGCTTCAAAATCATGAAAAACTTGCTTTTTTTCTAGGGCGATTTGATGGCTAGCCTTTAGAGAATAATAATTCATGGCTAAGAAGAAGGCATCAACAAATTCTAGGGCCTCCTTTGAGTCATAATTAAGACCATTTAAGGCTAGGGCGGTATGAAGCCCCATAGCTCCTAGGCCTATGGTGTGATAGAGAGCATTCCCCTTAGCAACGGTGGGGACTTCTTCGATGGACTCGCTATCCGTAACTGTGGTCAAAGCACGCACGGCGTATTCAATGGACTTACCAAAGTCAGGTGAACGGAGGAGATTGACCATATTCATAGAACCGAGATTGCAGGAGATATCGGTTCCGACTTCTTGATAGGTCAAATCCCTATTTAATGTCGAAGGCTCTTGCGGTTGTAGAATTTCCGAACAGAGGTTGCTCATGATGATGCGACCCTTGACAGGATTAGAGCGGTTGGCGCTATCGATATTGAGGATGTAAGGATAACCGGATTCCTGTTGGAGGCGGGAAATCTCTTGTTCCAATTCCCTAGCATTGATGACCATCTTTTCAATGGCTGGATTAGCTACTAGCTTATCGTATTCGGCTGTAATATCAACATAGGAGAAAGGCCGTCCGTAAGCTCTTTCGACATGATAGGGATTAAAGAGATACATGGGTTGATTGGTCTTTAGAAGTTCATAGTATTTATCAGGAACCACCAGACCTAGAGAGAGGGTCTTGACCCGAATCTTTTCGTCGGTATTTTCTTTTTTAGTTGATAGGAAGGCCAGGATATCTTGGTGGAAGACATTAAGATAGACAACACCCGCGCCATTGCGTTGACCTAGTTGGTTGCTGTAGCTAAAGGAATCTTCTAAAAGTTTCATAACAGGTAGAACTCCTGAGAAAGCATGGGCAATCCGCTTGATGGGTGAACCACTAGCCCTCAGATTGGAGAGGTTGACGCCGACACCCCCACCTATACGGGAAAGCTGCAGGGCCGAATTAATCCCGCGACCGATAGAGAGCATGGAGTCATTAATGTCAATGAGGAAACAAGAAACCATCTCCCCTCGCCTTTTCTTACCGGCGTTTAAAAAGGTGGGCGTGGCTGGCTGGTAGCGTTGACTAATCAATTCATCCACCAAATGACGGGCCAATTCTCGATTGCCAGCAGCCAAATAGAGGGCATTAAAGACAACCCGATCCTCGAAATTTTCTAGGTATTGCTGGAGGTCATCTGTCTTCATGGCATACTGGTTATAAAATTTATAAGCTGCCATAAAGGATTTGAATTTAAAACCGTATTGATAGGCCTCCTCAAAAAGCTCTTGGATAAAGGCCTTATCAATACCGTTACCTTCTTTGGAGTAAGCTGATAAAACATCCTGATCGATATAGTCATGCTCAATCAGGTAATCAATCTGGTTAGAGAAACTCTCAAAAGATTTGGTCTTGGGCTTGATCTCATGTTGCAGATAATCTTCTAGGGCTTCTTGGTCATAATGTAGTGGAATTTTCCCAGCGACTGGGATATTGACCATGTTATTTAAGACAAAATAATCTTGACTAGTTTTGGACATAGGCTACTCCTTTTGTTTTTGTTGCTGTTTGAAAAACCTTGACCAGCTTGTCGCCAATTCTCTCTAGGTCTTCTTGGCTTCCCCGCAATTCGAATTCGTCCAAGACTGGAAAACCAAAATCCTGAGCATATTGGTGGGCCGTTAGGCAGAATTGCTTATTAAAATTGCGGTTCCCACTACCAACAATTCCCAGGCAATAAGTGGCATTTTCCCCATGAGCAATCAATCTTCTCAAAGGGGTGGTCAATATTTCTTGATAACCATTGTCTAAACCATTTCCACCCTCTAAATAAGATGGAAGAAAGCTAAAATAGGGCTTATCAATATCGAAAATGGCAGGCTGGCCCTTCTTGACCAGACTTTTAAGATTGGTGGTCTCTAGCTCTAAGCCATATTTCTGTTTAATATGAGCAGCCAAGCGATGAATAAAATCTTCGGTATTTCCGCTGAGGCTGATATAAAAGATAGCAATTGGTTGCATTTCTCAGTGCTCCTCTATATAATGTCAATATATGGTGGCTATAAAAGTAAATAACCACTATATATTGTGTTTATATTCTATACTAGAGAAAGTCGTAAAAAATTGATGCTAGTCAATTTTCTCTTTATGAGATAGATTTTAAATAAATTGAAAGGAGTTCATCATGGAAAATGACCACTGTGTCAATAAGGTTCCCCTCTTCAACCATTTGACTCCAGCAGAGCAGGCAGAAATCCAGTCCCTAGTTTATCACCGCTCTTATAAGAAGGGAGAAATTATCTTTTCTCCTCAAAATCCCGAACAGCTAACCATTATTGCCTCGGGGAAAATGAAGGTTTACCACCTTTCCTCTCAAGGTCGCGAACAGCTGATTCGGATTGTCGGTCCAGGTGACTACGATGGTGAAAATTACCTTTTTGGCCTAAAAAATAAGGCCCTCTATGGTGAAGCCTTAACAGATACAATGATTTGTTGTCTACTGCAGACAAGGTTTGCGGATTTACTCAAGAAATATCCCCAGTTAGGCTTGAAACTTTTGGACCTGAATGCTCAGAAGACTGTCGAGCTAGAAAATCAGACCCAGCTCCTCGGTCTGGACAAGATTGAAGACAGACTCCTCTTTTACTTGGCCGACCTTGCAGAACCGGGACATCAAGAGACCATCAAAATCCCCATCCCCTTAAAAGAAGTCGCTAATTACCTGGGGACCAACCCAGAAACCCTCTCGCGAAATTTCAAAAGCCTGGAAAAGGAAGGTCTGATTTCAAGAAAGATTCGCAAGGTGGAGTTGGGCGCTAAATTTTGGCAGAGACTAGAAGACATGAAATAAGCACTGTAAGTTTAGGTCCAGAGTCGAATCCCTTGCAAATAGAGGCCTAGCAACCTATAATAGATAAGAATTTATAAGAAGCGAGGAAAGCTAATTTGTCTATTTTCACGACTGTTCTATCTATCTTGGTAGCCCTGGAATTTTTCTACATCATGTATCTGGAGACCTTTGCCACGGCTTCGGCCTCAACGGCCCGAGTTTTCGGCATGAGCCAAGAAGAGCTCAAAAATAAAAATCTCAATACCCTTTTCAAAAATCAAGGAGTCTATAACGGTTTGATTGGGCTGGGCATCCTTTATTCCTTGGTTTATAATCCCAGCATGATTTTGCCTATCATGGTTTACATCATTGCAGTTGCAGCTTATGGGGCAGCGACTTCCAACCCTAAGATCCTCTTGACCCAAGGTGGACTAGCCATCTTGACTGTCCTAGCCCATATTTTCTTGGGCTAATCCCTTCATTTTTTTCATCACAAAAACACTAGGAGACAATGGACTCCTAGTGTTTTTCTTTATGAATTGTCGCTTTTGCCACGCCCACTTGCTGGCAGGTCAGTCGCCTACTCAACAAGTATCAAATGGTAAACTTTTGATTTTTAGTATTAATCATCGGAATCGTCAGCTTCTTCCATATGCTTCTTAAACTCGGTCTTCTTGTCCTTAATATCGTTTTCGACAGAGGAGGCTTTGTCCTTGGAGAGGCGTTTATAGTGGGCGACGTAGACTTCTTTACCAGTGCTGACCTTGATGCGTTTGACAGTCAGCTTGTCCCCCTCGCGTTTGTAGGTCAATTCATACTTAGGCTTCTTGCCCATAAGCTCGGAGTAGTTTTTAGCATCAATTTTAGCTTGATCCTCAGCGTCAGAACTGTTGTAGTCCAGCTTATTCTTGTAGGCCTCCTCTACTTTATCTTGGTAGTCAAACTTGGACAGGGAAGGCTTGATTTTTTTGTTCCATTGATCAATTTTTTCAACATAACCTAAATAGCTAGCAACCGTTACAGCAGGGTATTCTTGGGTATCCAAATAATTCTTAGAAGAATCATCGTAGTAATTATAGATATAGTCCTTGGCTGTATAATAAGCGAAATGTTGGACAGACTTGTCCTTCTGGACCTTCAAATAAGAATGAAAATCCTTAGGCGCATCATCATCTTTGGAGCTAGACCAACGCTCTCTGTCCTCATCATAAACCTTATAGTCGGTCATTTGCCAGGTTCCTTCGATATTGCCCGAAGTGTAGCGCCAAGTAGAATAACCGCCACCAAGGAGCAAGAGGGCACCAATAAAGGCGGCAAGGGAAATCAAAGTCCATTTGAGCTTTTTGTTGGTCTTTTTAGGAGGGAGAGCTTGGCCAAGATATTGTGAGCCTTGTGACTGAGCATTCCCAAATCCTTGAGCGACCTGCTGGGCTGGAACTGGGCTAGGATTCTGGTCAGGAGTAGCCTGATTGGTCACCCCGGCTGGATTGACTGGTTGGGCTTGGTTTCCGATATTAGTCTGATTCCCTGTTCCTGCTGGGGCTGGATTGACGTTTTCTACTCCTGCCCCTTCTCCCCTGCTTGTGTCAGGATTGATAGGAAGGGGACTTGACTCTTGAGGTGCTGGTCCTTGACCTCCCCCAAGAGTCTGAGCCTGATTCGTATGGGCTGGCCCTTGACCAGGATTTTCAGCCTGACTAAGAGGCTCTGCTTGAGCTAGTGGACTCTCCGCTGGTCCAAAACTACTTGGAGCTGGGGCTTCTCCTTGATTTTGGATTGGACCCACCTCTACTTGACCAGCTTGAGACGACTCGCTAGAGAAGGGCACTTGAGGACTTGGGCACACTTCTTTTGCCTGATCAAGGTCGGTAACTGGCTCGGTTTCTGTTCCTAGGCTAGCAGCTTCAGCAACCTGAGGGGCATCCGCAACATCCTCTGCCTGAAAGTCGCCACTTTCCAAGGCCTGCTTGACTTCTTCAAGACTGGCCTGGCGGCCATTGACCAATTGAAAATATTCTAACCATTCGTTTTTTGTCATGATTTACCTCTTTTAATTTTTATTAGATCTGTTTGAGATACTACGCTTGATTAAGTTCAAACTTGTTTTTTGATACTTTCTAACGTAGCAAGTTTATCAGCGATTAAAAATCGCTGATAAACTACGGTAATCGCTATAGCGACTTACCAGCCACCTTACTAATTCCATTTTCAAAATAACATTGATTTTAAAAATTCCTTGTCGTTAAGTAGTGCGGACGGAAGAAGAAATTATCCAGTGGATGATTTCTTAAAACCAAGGCGTTCCATTCCTATTTTTTAGTCTAAAGTCTAAAAAAATCCGTTATTAGCAACGAAAAAGTCGTTGCTAATAATACCACTACGGCGAAAGTATCGTCTAAGTTCACTTCGTTCACCTCCTCTTCTAAACTTTAACAAATTAAATATCTCTATCGCTTCTTCTGAAAGAGGGAGATTGAGGTTAGTGAATTTGATTCCCAAACAGATCTATTCCCAATTTACCTTTCAAAGGGCGATTAGGAATCCCAACGGCTTATAGATCGTCTTCGTAAGCTCAAATCGCTTTTTCCTTGAGAATTAGTTAATATCGTATTCTTCTTCGAACTTTTCTTTCTCTTGAGAGTAGGTATCCTTAGCGTCCTGGGCTTGGGAATCGCTCAACTTTTCATAGGTAACCTGAGCCACCATTTTGCCCGTCTTACTATGCCATGTTAAGATCAGTTTTTTTCCTTTGATTTGGTAGGAAATAGTCTGGTGCTTGCTACCATTTTTACCTATATAACTAGCATAATCATCCACCATGTCATCAACAAGATCATCGCTACCATCTTCCAGGTAGTCCTTAAACTTTCCATCAAAGAGAGCCTTCACTTTCTTGCGATATTGGCTACGACTGTAACTAGGAATAATGGTTCGATGCCACTGATCAACCTTGAAACTTCCCGCTATATAATCACTCAGTGAAATCAAAGGGACATCTTGCTCGTCATCATCGTCATCGTAATCGTCGTAGTCGTCATCGCTGTCATAATCATCGTCCGAATCATAATCGTCGCTGTCCCTTCGACTGTTTGGGCCCTTATAGCGATGGCTTTCAGCGTCGCTATCATCCTTGTCATAGTCGTCGTAGTCATCATCACCATCTAGGAGATCATCACTGTCAGAATAATCCTCATCCATGAAAGAATAGCCATAAAACTGAACTGTCTTATCCTTGTGGACGGTCAGATAGTATTCATCACTTTGCTGGTCATCATCTGAGTCGTCGGAATCGTCATTCTCATCATAATAGGACCACTTCTTCATGTCCTCATTATAATATTTACCCTTGACCCGGTGCCAGTCTCCCTGGATGTTGCCTGCTTGGTAATGCCAGGTAGCAAAGCCAGCCGAGCCCAAGAGACAAAAAAGCAAAAAGCCAGAAACGGCCAGGGTGAGAATCAACCATAATTTTGGCTTGCGACGGAGCCTAGCAAGACTACCCGCCTGAGCTGTGGCAACTGGATAACCCTGAGATAGGTTGGCTTTACTAGGATAGGACCAGGCTGTGTTAGGCTTCTGGCTAGCTTGGGACAGAGGCCTAACATTTTGCCCTTGATCATCGGTCCTCCCTTGACTGGAAGGGGCAAGAGCATTAGGATTAGCCTGATTTGTCAGGTCCCTAATCTCACCCGCCTGCCTGGCCTGGTTAATTTCTAGTCGACTGGGGCGTCGACCGTAAACGAGTTCAAAGTATTCAATCCACTCTTCTTTTGTCATAAGCTCCCTTCTTTCACTACTTAAAAAATTCTTAAATATTATAACACAAAAGCCATTAAAAAAGCCAGAATTTTTTTCTGACTTTCTATGGATGTCTAATTCTAACCTGTACCTTCCTCTTTCCCTTGGATTTTTAGGACTAGGAGAAATTTCGATAGCAGTCTAAGTTGGCTAGTTTGGCAAGACCTTTGACTTCTTGGCTAGAACTTGACGTCTCCTTCTGGCTAGGGTCATCCTCAAACAGGCCTTGATCTGGCTCGGCAGTAATTGGCTTGGCTAGGGGGGCAACCTGCGGACCTTCCTTTGAGCCAGTCTCCTGGCGTGATGCTAGTGGAGCAGCCCCTTCCTTGATGGTCCCCATATTAATCGCCACTTCAATTTCCTTACTTTCAGGTGCTCGTCCATTGATTTCCTTAAAGAGTTGGATCCAGTCTTCTTTCGTCATTTTTTACCTCTCTCTATGAAAAAAGCTAGAATTTTTTCAAACTCTAGCAGGTCTTGGTAGTTATAGTTTAGGAAAGGTCACCGTGAAAATAATGGTGTCCTCCTTATAGTTGACAAAGATACGGCCACGAAAGAGTTTGACCACGCTTTGAGCCATGGAGAGCCCAATACCAAAGCCGGACTTCTTCTTGTTGTTATGCGATTCTTCTTCTCGGTAAAAGCGTTCGAAAAATTTACTGTAGTCCCTATCCTTGCCTTCTTTATAAGTGTTGGAAACCTGTAAACGGGCTCGCTTACGGGTGCGACCAACTTGGCTAAGACGAACCCTTACCTTTCCACCAGGGTCACAGTATTTATTGGCATTATCAACCAAAACCGTAACCAACTCAAAGAGGGATTTTTCTTCCGCCTGGATATGAATGTCGGGGGTAATTTCCATGAGAAAGTCTTTGCCATCCCGAAGGACCGGCCCCTTAAAATCCTCCGCCGCATCTTGCGTTATGGCTGAAAAATCAACATCTGAGAGAGCAACCTCTGGTTGTTCCTCCAATCTGGCCAGGGCCACCATGGAATTAATCAAGTTTGTCAGTCTGGTCACCTGGTCCTTGGTCGAAAGGGACCACTCGTTTTCGCCAGTCATTAGCTCCTGCAACTCGGTATTAGCCTGAATAATCGCTAGAGGAGTCTTGAGCTCATGGCCTGCATTGGTGATAAAGCGCCTTTGCTTCTCCATATTTCTGATGAAAGGGCGAATAATTTTACCAGAGAAAATCGTAAAAATCACCAAAAATAGGACAAAGCTGGCAGCCGATAGGATATAGGTTACCCGTCTCAAGGCTTGGGCATTCTGATAAAATTGACCCGTATCCAGGATAACGATCAAATTATCGCCATTCTTTTGGCTAGTTTTCTTATAAGAGAAGGTCAGCCCATTGACAGTAACACGCCCATGATCATATTTTTGCTTAAGGACCTCATCTAGAACTCGATTCACATCGTCAGTACCAATGGAGCGAATATTATCGGTCTGGGCCGAGACGAGGCGGTCATTCTTATCAACTAGTAGGCTGAAATAACGGTACTGGTAGAGAGCATCAGGCGAGTCTATGCCCAGCTGATTGGATGTCCGATTATTGTAATCGAGCTGGCCATGATTGTCCGAAAGAACCTGCAAGACACTATCAATTTGTTGGTTAGTATTGAAGTAAAAAACAGAGCTTAGGATACCGGCAAACATGAAAAGGGCAATGGCCAGGACACCCGCCGCAATCAAAATAATTCGGATCCGCAGATGCTTAAACATGGCGCTCACCTACTGGGATGAGTTGGAAATCGCCATCCTTTTCCCCGACAATTTCAATATCAGCCTTAATGGCCTGGAGTTTCTGGCGCAAATAGGAAACATAGACGTAGACATAGTCCTGATTGGCCTCTTCGTCGTCTTTGCCCCAAACCTGTTGGTAGATTTCTTGGGTGGAAAGCTTCTTGGCAGGATTGAGCATGAAAAATTCCATCAGCTTGTTTTCTTTTCCTGCTAGGCGAACGGTATTACTGGCTGTGATTTCCTGCTCGGAAACATCCAACTTCACGGAGCCACATTCTAAAGTCCTAGAGGTAAAGCTATCATCTAGACGCCTTTCCATGGAGCGCAGGCGAGCCAATAATTCTTTTAAGGAAATCGGCTTGGTCAGGTACTCATCAGCACCGGCATCAAGGCCGGTCACCCGATCATTAATTTCAGACATGGCCGTGAGCATAATGACATGGGTGCGATCTCCAGAGTCGCGGATTTCGCTCAGAGCCTCCAGCCCTGTCTTGACAGGCATCATAATATCCAAAATCATGAGATCGTAGGCGTTTTCTCTAGCTAAATCAACAGCCTCCTGGCCATTGACGGCCTGATCAACCTGATAGCCTTGATGCTCCAAGGCTGCCCGATAAACCCGTCCCAGTTGTTCTTCATCCTCGGCTAAGAGAATTTTCATGGTCATCTAATCACCACCTTCCTCAATTAAATTTCGAATGGTCTGCATACTCAGGTCACAGGAAGCTAATTCGTCCGCACAGCGCTTGAGCTCTCGCGTAATCAATTCGGGATTTTTAATGGTATGCTTGTACTTCAACTGATGCTCTAGGCTAGCCCAAGAGTCCTGAGCGATGGTGCGCAGTTGGACCTCCGCAAAATACTTTCCAGGCCTATTGCCCTCAACATCAGGAAAATCACTTGTTAGCTCTAATATCAAGTGATAAGAACGATAGCCATTAGGTTTGGCCCTGGCAATATAATCCTTCTCCTTGACAATTCTTAAACCAGGTAAGTTCTTGAGAATGGCAACAGTCTTGTAAATATCATCCACAAAGCCACAGACCACCCGAATGCCGATACTATCGCGAATTTCCTTGAGGGCAGAATGAGGTGTTAGTGGCAAGCCCTTGCGCTGACATTTTTCGACCATACTATCAGGCTTCTTAACCCTTGCCAGCAGATGTTCATAGAGCTTAAAGCCCGTCGCTTCCTTCTGTCTTTTATTGGCCAGCTTAATCTCATCGGTCAAACCTTCCATAATTTGCGGGAGATAGACCTCATAGTCGCCATAAATCGTTGACATACCAAGCTCTCTTTCTAATCTTTCCTAACCTGAACTGACTAATCGTTTTTTCAAACCTCATCACAGTTCTTATTAGGATCAGAATGGGTCTATTATAGCATAAAAAGTTGAGAAAAGAGAGCGGGACAGAAATCAGTATTTCGTCAAATTGATTTCGTTGTCCCGCCTCCGCACAGTTGATTAGGATGGCCGCTATCACTTGCTTAGCAAGGGATAAGGACCTCCAATCAACCACTGCGTCAAGCATTTAATTCTGCATAAATAAACGAAGCTGAGACAATGTCCCAGCTTCTAGATCTTGTTTGTTCCAAAAATTGCCCTTTGCGTTATCAATCTTTGCTTTGCTGGAAAGATAAGCTTTTTTGACAATCAGTTTTTAGTCTGTTTGAAAAAGTCGCCTTTTTGATAGTCCAGCCAAGGCTTCTCAGACTCTGTCCAGATATGGCAAGCGGACCAGTTTGAAAAGTCTTCATCGGTTTGATCCAGGGTTCCTAGTTTAATGGTGATAAGATCTGGTTGGTCCTCCTTGGTGTGATAGAGGGGACTGCCACATTTGGAACAAAAGACCCTAGTTTTACCAGGTGAGGACTGGTAAAAGGATGGCACTTCTTCTCCTTTAAGGATGGTAAATCCTTCCTTATCGGCCAAGATATTGCTGGAAAAAGCTGTGCCAGCAGCCTTGCGACAAAAATTACAGTGACAATAGGTCACGAGTGGGTGGACAGATTGCGCCTGATAGGCAACTGCTCCACATAAACAGGAACCAGAAATCATAAGAAACTCCTTCCACGACTAAAACGATGCTGGGTTTGATGGTGGCTAGGTATCAGGATAGGGTCTGGGGCTTGAAAATTTCCTCAATCAGATAAAGAATCAGGTTGACCCAAAGGGTTATGGCAAGGGAGAGAATAATCCCCCAGGCTAGTTTGGGAATACTATTGGTTCTCAAACCATCAAAGAGCAGAGTTCCCAGGCCACCCGCCTGAATGGTTGCCCCGATAGTGGCAATCATAATGATGGAGGTGGCAGCTAAACGCAGGCCGGACACAAGTG harbors:
- a CDS encoding Crp/Fnr family transcriptional regulator; the encoded protein is MENDHCVNKVPLFNHLTPAEQAEIQSLVYHRSYKKGEIIFSPQNPEQLTIIASGKMKVYHLSSQGREQLIRIVGPGDYDGENYLFGLKNKALYGEALTDTMICCLLQTRFADLLKKYPQLGLKLLDLNAQKTVELENQTQLLGLDKIEDRLLFYLADLAEPGHQETIKIPIPLKEVANYLGTNPETLSRNFKSLEKEGLISRKIRKVELGAKFWQRLEDMK
- a CDS encoding DUF1304 domain-containing protein, whose amino-acid sequence is MSIFTTVLSILVALEFFYIMYLETFATASASTARVFGMSQEELKNKNLNTLFKNQGVYNGLIGLGILYSLVYNPSMILPIMVYIIAVAAYGAATSNPKILLTQGGLAILTVLAHIFLG
- a CDS encoding ribonucleotide-diphosphate reductase subunit beta, with the protein product MPKNYLYYKAINWNHIEDELDNAVWERATSLFWLDTRIPIEEDKPKWEGLSKKEQDQLNRSLLLLAQEATYQSIEAGQIIRNSQRSQQEIAILNNLQFTEMVATKAYNRILRVFNDERDLQVWLDWVDGQEFLQKRLKTIDAIYNSKDPLAKRFAAICLEGLMNYSLLAYPLYLWQSKGFTSLGLMLEMVIRNESLHCYYLGHKVKLLLTEVDQDEAKDFENWARDFVDKLVQQEEDLIEDYFLLDDAKSLAKDLLHQEANHILENFGLGQSVYPFVQANLAGINRSLQVLRQHDLTSSSAKSVLETEGVMTDDDYDF
- the nrdI gene encoding class Ib ribonucleoside-diphosphate reductase assembly flavoprotein NrdI, translated to MQPIAIFYISLSGNTEDFIHRLAAHIKQKYGLELETTNLKSLVKKGQPAIFDIDKPYFSFLPSYLEGGNGLDNGYQEILTTPLRRLIAHGENATYCLGIVGSGNRNFNKQFCLTAHQYAQDFGFPVLDEFELRGSQEDLERIGDKLVKVFQTATKTKGVAYVQN
- a CDS encoding response regulator transcription factor, which gives rise to MTMKILLAEDEEQLGRVYRAALEHQGYQVDQAVNGQEAVDLARENAYDLMILDIMMPVKTGLEALSEIRDSGDRTHVIMLTAMSEINDRVTGLDAGADEYLTKPISLKELLARLRSMERRLDDSFTSRTLECGSVKLDVSEQEITASNTVRLAGKENKLMEFFMLNPAKKLSTQEIYQQVWGKDDEEANQDYVYVYVSYLRQKLQAIKADIEIVGEKDGDFQLIPVGERHV
- a CDS encoding sensor histidine kinase, which codes for MFKHLRIRIILIAAGVLAIALFMFAGILSSVFYFNTNQQIDSVLQVLSDNHGQLDYNNRTSNQLGIDSPDALYQYRYFSLLVDKNDRLVSAQTDNIRSIGTDDVNRVLDEVLKQKYDHGRVTVNGLTFSYKKTSQKNGDNLIVILDTGQFYQNAQALRRVTYILSAASFVLFLVIFTIFSGKIIRPFIRNMEKQRRFITNAGHELKTPLAIIQANTELQELMTGENEWSLSTKDQVTRLTNLINSMVALARLEEQPEVALSDVDFSAITQDAAEDFKGPVLRDGKDFLMEITPDIHIQAEEKSLFELVTVLVDNANKYCDPGGKVRVRLSQVGRTRKRARLQVSNTYKEGKDRDYSKFFERFYREEESHNNKKKSGFGIGLSMAQSVVKLFRGRIFVNYKEDTIIFTVTFPKL
- the nrdE gene encoding class 1b ribonucleoside-diphosphate reductase subunit alpha, with the protein product MSKTSQDYFVLNNMVNIPVAGKIPLHYDQEALEDYLQHEIKPKTKSFESFSNQIDYLIEHDYIDQDVLSAYSKEGNGIDKAFIQELFEEAYQYGFKFKSFMAAYKFYNQYAMKTDDLQQYLENFEDRVVFNALYLAAGNRELARHLVDELISQRYQPATPTFLNAGKKRRGEMVSCFLIDINDSMLSIGRGINSALQLSRIGGGVGVNLSNLRASGSPIKRIAHAFSGVLPVMKLLEDSFSYSNQLGQRNGAGVVYLNVFHQDILAFLSTKKENTDEKIRVKTLSLGLVVPDKYYELLKTNQPMYLFNPYHVERAYGRPFSYVDITAEYDKLVANPAIEKMVINARELEQEISRLQQESGYPYILNIDSANRSNPVKGRIIMSNLCSEILQPQEPSTLNRDLTYQEVGTDISCNLGSMNMVNLLRSPDFGKSIEYAVRALTTVTDSESIEEVPTVAKGNALYHTIGLGAMGLHTALALNGLNYDSKEALEFVDAFFLAMNYYSLKASHQIALEKKQVFHDFEASKYADGSYFDQYLQDDFHFDFPQVAKIFETIHLPSLEDWQALKEAVMADGLYHRNRLAVAPNGSISYINETSASLHPITQLIENRQEKKVGSIFYPAPYLSNDTISHYKTAYDMDQRKIIDIYAQAQKHVDQGLSLTLFMRSKLPQGLYEWKKPDHPNLTTRDLNKLRNYAWTKGIKSLYYVRTYTEDDEFESINNCESCMI
- a CDS encoding GTP pyrophosphokinase encodes the protein MSTIYGDYEVYLPQIMEGLTDEIKLANKRQKEATGFKLYEHLLARVKKPDSMVEKCQRKGLPLTPHSALKEIRDSIGIRVVCGFVDDIYKTVAILKNLPGLRIVKEKDYIARAKPNGYRSYHLILELTSDFPDVEGNRPGKYFAEVQLRTIAQDSWASLEHQLKYKHTIKNPELITRELKRCADELASCDLSMQTIRNLIEEGGD
- a CDS encoding GFA family protein — protein: MISGSCLCGAVAYQAQSVHPLVTYCHCNFCRKAAGTAFSSNILADKEGFTILKGEEVPSFYQSSPGKTRVFCSKCGSPLYHTKEDQPDLITIKLGTLDQTDEDFSNWSACHIWTESEKPWLDYQKGDFFKQTKN